The genomic region tggtcattttttcaAACAGTCTCTCTCAATCAATACCCTTGACCAGTATAGTTTCTGTGGAATTGGGGGGAAGGGAGGCCCAACTGGAGTGAGTTtaggagagaatgggaggagTGGAAGCGAGACAGTGACAACATGTTTTGCTATGAGGAGATTCAAAGAACTGGAATAGGAGGTAGTCAAGGATGGACTTTTTAATGATGGGGGACACTTTGTATGCCAATGGGAATGATTTGGTGAAAAGATAGAAACTGAtttagagaaacaaatgaaattacaGGATGATGTCATTATAAAGGCAAGAGGTGATAGcgggcaaaagaaaaagaagagtacaAGATGAGCAAAGTGGAAGGGGTGGCCTCAAATAGGGCAAAGACAATTTATTTTAACTTGAGTAAGGCAACAAATGTGGTGCAAATGATGCTGAGATGGAGGATGAGATGGTAGGAAGACGGGGGTCCAGTCTGCTGCCATTTCCTTGGTTAAGTGTGTGGTGACATCATCATTTGAGGtcaagaggaaaagagggagaattGCCCATttgaaaagagaggaaataatgtGAAATCTTCAGGTCAAAAagcaaacttacagaaaagtgtTTTGAGAAGTTTTTTCCAGCAGATCCTCAATATAAACCAAAGCCATGCAAAGTAGATATTTTTCTTCAGGGAAGCTCAGCTTTTCTGGTGCAGGATGAAGTAGGTGAAGGATTGGGTTCATCcaaaggtggagagagagaggtccAGTGGGGGTAAAACTGTAAGAGAATGCTCAACAGACAATGAATCTTAGCTGAGGACAAGGGATGACAACATGATGGCATGAAGGACATTAAACCATTGGTAAGGTCAGTCCTCGGGAGGTCCTAATTAGGACTGAAAAAACATTGGATTGATGCATAAGAATCAGTGACTCTAACACAAGGGTTGACAAAGTTTTCTGTAAATGGCCATAGTATCTTAGGCTTGATATCCCTACAGTCTCTGTCATGACTACTCAACCGCAGGCCATAGTTTTCTGACCTCTGCCCTAAAGGATAGAAGGCAAAGTCAGAGACTAGGATGATTGAAATTAATATTGTTGCTATGGTCAGTTATGAGTGATGACAAGGACTAGGGCAATGCCACCCAAAGTGCATTGGCCTCTGAGATAAGTACAGAGGTTGAGAGTGAGCAATTAGAAACTTTTATAGCAAGTTGAAATAGTagtgccggcccggtggcacagcagctaagtgtgcacgttccactttggtggcctggggttcgctggtccggatcccaggtgtggacatgacaccgcttggcaagccattctgtggtaggcgtcccacatataaagtagaggaagatgggcacggatgttagctcagggccagtcttcctcagcaaaaagaggaagattggcagcagatgttagctcaaggctaatcttcctcaaaacagaaaaatgaaatagtaatTTTATGTATGCTCAatctaataattaaaaacaaactttaaattcTGTatgctttttccatttatttttctcataacttatttttattgttttacaaaaGAATTGCTCTATAATAGACTGGTCCctggaaaaaaaagtcattccCCACAGACAGCTCAAGAAGCAATGGTCTATAGTTCTACCATAGGAGAGGGTTACTAAGATAGGATGGAAGTCAAAACCTCTGGAAGTGAGAGACAAGGCACTTGGGGGCATCAACCAGTCAATGTTGAAGTCACTAAAAATTGTGTCATTCATAAGGAGGAGGTGATATCAATGGGAGCCCTATTTGTGTTCAGCACCTTGGAGAAGCTGCTCCtgaggaggcagggctgaggtTCCTTAAAATCATAATATCTGctatttcctaaagaaaatagCATCCTAGTTAGCATGGAGCTCGCAGAACTTTGTGTCCAGTCATCACTAAGGCCAGCCTCCTGTGCGTTCTCTGGGCTGCACTGCTCCCAGGAGAGCCAGACAAGTGCCTGACTTCTGTTTGGGGCTTGCCAAATAGGAAGCAAATGGGTGGAAGCCCCAGCTGGCCCCTGATGGCAAGCTGACAGAGCTTGGCCTCAGAGGCAACTCTCATAAGAGGAGGTGCCCACAGTCTTCAGGAATATAAAGCCCAGCCCCTCCCAATTGCAAGTTCAGGAGACAAGAATGGTGCTGGGGCTGGGGAATGGGACACCTGGCTTTGCATATATGAGGACAGCCTCAGGCAGCAGTTTCTGATTTGGATAGAGTCAGCGACATATGGCCACTGTCAGTCCAGAACAGGGGCCATAGCACGGAGCGGTGCAGGGGAGGCACCTGTATTGAAGTTTCTCCCCAAGTGGAAGAGGAGGGGCAGGGCCTGAATCCTTGGGGTCCCCATGAGTTACTGAGACACATAAGACCTGGTCAGACATTTATTGGGGCAGTGGAGCCAGTTCTCCACCCCGTAGTGCTTTTAGACTGATAGGATTTCAATGTGGAACTCCAACTGGTTGGAAGTGCCTTTGTATTGTGGTTGTAAAACATCATTGGTCTGGAAGTCGAAGCAGCAATTTGGAGCCTGGAGTATGCAGACAGCGTTGGACATTTGGCAGTAACGTTGATGGCACTGCCACATGCGAACCCAGGACTGGAGCTTGACCGCCGCCTGCTCCTGGATTATATAGGTCTTCAACAGGGCCTGATGATGCTTACGCACACACCTCCACGTGAGCGTTCTCCACCAGATCTGAATCATCCAGGCCCTGAGGGCAGCTACCAGTAGCGTTCTACGCACCAGGGTGCCACGCCACCAGGCCTGGATCTTCCCAGCTGCATTGGCTCTTGCTCTCTGGCGTTGTTTTGCAAGAAGCAGCTAACCAAGCAAAGCAGAAAACTCTCAGTGAATTTGTCACCATCAACCACAGCTCTGGTGTCTGCCACAAAAGAGCTCTGATCTTCTCTCTTAACAATCAGCCTTTCCCCTGATGGTTCTGAGAACCCAGGAGACCTGGTTGGGTTTTGCCTCCACTTCTGTCCTGTCTGTGGCCATGGACACATTTCCCTACCCTCTGAATTACAGTgcccttgtctataaaatggggatgtgCTTGCCCTGTGGTCTTCACAGGCTCATGGGACCAGTGGAAACACTTCCTGATCCAGAAGACGTGGCATGTGTGTGAGAAGGATGAGGACGAACCTCTGCATTTATGGCTTGCATCTCAGCCCAAAAGCCTGTGATGCTGCCTTCTGATGCCTCACGTTGTGCCATAGCCCCTTGGGGTTTTCCCCTCACCTCACTTGTTTGACTTTCACTACTATTTCTCAATCGCCCCTATATTCTTCTAGGTCCAGCTGCCCCTTCTCCAGCTTTCCAATTCCCACTCTGCTGTGCTCCAACTTCCATGTGGCCTGTTTGCATCCTGACTCCTCACCTCTCTATTATTCTCTCCTTACTTAACACAGATCACCCAGAATAGGGAGGGAATTTATGGGGAGAGGAAAGCAACACTGAGCTGACTCCTGAGGGACTAGAGATAGATCCCCCATTTCGAAGGACAATGGGGTCAGAGGGTCAATGCTTTGTGGTTCTCTCATGCTCCTGGGCACCACCTACcttttgcctttctttctctAGTGCATCATAATCTGGATCAGACTTCTGCAATCAGAATGTAGAGAGAAACCATGAGTGAGGACCAGCCTCTGTGTAAAgtccccacagccccagccccGCATTCTTTCCCTGGGTCCTTTGAAGTTGTCTGGTGCTTCCCTCTTCCATGGGGCAACACCCCACCCCTGGGGAGGAGGTGTCTAAGTCTTACACTGCAATTACTGCCCATGGTTTCAGGGCAGTGGTTTAGGTGTTCACACCCCTCCTGGTCCTAGCTCCATTGGCCtagcagaggcaggaagggcaGTGGAGGAAGAGATAGCCGTGATGTCACAAGGGCAACTATGACCCAGGGACCAGGTTCCCTTCTCCGTGCTCAAAGTAAGTGCAGAAGGAGGAAACATCTGCTCATTTCCCTCCTGCCAGGGATGGACCAGAGTCCTCAGTGGAACCACAGTCCCTGTGAGTATGTCCTGTCTCATGGGTGATCTCCAGTTTGGCCCACCCACAGGACTATCCTGTGATCAGCCACTGAGAAGAGCAGCTCATACGGTACAGAGGAAGTAGCATGGGCTCAGGCTGCTGCCTGGGccctcttgcctcttcttcagtgGGTGGGAAAGTCCTTCTTCTAATGCGGATCAGTGGGAGTATGAAGGTTAAGCAGAAGGGGCCAAGGAAGGGTCAGGGTGGGGGTACATCAGGCAGTTTCTACTCTCTCCCCTCAGCTGCTGTAACTCCCTGTCCTTCTGTAGCTGTTTTGGTGGTGCTTAGCAAGACAATATATGttccttaaaacaaaacaagccctTCCATCCTGTGTCTGAAACTTAGGGCTGGAGGAATTTTCCAAACGTAAGTCATTATGTAGCAGATAGTGTCCTTGCCGTGGTAGACTCCTCTGGTGGCGACAGTGTCCATATTTTAAGGAATCAGCTAGTTATTCAGGCTTGCTTCCCAAACCAGCCAGCTTCTGGCTGTCCTCACCTCCATTTCCCAGCCACCTTCACTTCTCTTAATGAATGCTGTGTATGGCTCCCTGCAGATCTCCATGACACGCTGATGTGGGCTCTTCATTTCAAGGCATTATCTATCAATTTCCTACCAAGGAATATGAATGTTTAGCTTTCTGCCTCAACcctgttgacacaaataatccataatcaatctataaatcaaaatttgggtgagtttattatatgagCCAGTTAtgaggactatagcccaggaGCTTCCTTCCCCAGGAAACACTctaagaagtggggtgtacagagtggttatatactgtcttggaacaaggaacatacatcaaatatgacaggaatatcCCTTTCACTACAGTCACAACATGCTTTGCTatcacagcaggtcagtggtcacaagataAACACAGCAGGCCAGTAATTAATCCTtggtttctgggaagaaatgcttatctataaagaaatgctgatacGTGGGGAGGCAAAACCCCtttctttaagggcatcattcccCACTTTGGGACATTGTGAaggtttaaagcagatgtacaatgcatacTCAACAGGCTATGttaggcctttctggaaaaataaggtcaggccaagtgagttttaaaacaaatggcttcctcatatactccaagacatcttattgcttttcatttattcgtCATCCCAAACgaccctgctttttctcccttcatCTTCCCATGGGGTTATTTGCAATTTAGGTCTGACAATAATTCAGGCTTTCCATTATCATGACTGTGCAAGTGCTGCTGATAGCCGTGCCATGGAGCACACTCggatttccttgctttttccacaCAACTTCATAAAAGCTTTTCattatgaaaatgtttaaatgtaTACAAAACTTGATAATAGATAATGGCTCCATATGTACTCATGACCCAACAGAatctgtttttctcctctcttctccaccgATGAATTGATTTCTAAGTCACCTCCAGTGATTCTCTACAGCAGACAGTACTGTGAGAAGCAtcctcctgtgtgtctctgtgcagCCACGGGAGGCGTTCTCCAGG from Equus caballus isolate H_3958 breed thoroughbred chromosome 16, TB-T2T, whole genome shotgun sequence harbors:
- the IQCF3 gene encoding IQ domain-containing protein F3 isoform X2, whose amino-acid sequence is MGSNCSKSDPDYDALEKERQKLLLAKQRQRARANAAGKIQAWWRGTLVRRTLLVAALRAWMIQIWWRTLTWRCVRKHHQALLKTYIIQEQAAVKLQSWVRMWQCHQRYCQMSNAVCILQAPNCCFDFQTNDVLQPQYKGTSNQLEFHIEILSV